Within Streptomyces sp. SS1-1, the genomic segment TTAGGTCAATCGCGAGGAACTGTCGTGCGGCCGTCTGTAGTTGGAGGTAGGCGTTCGCCGATGCCTGGGCCTGCGTCATACGGCGCGAGGCATTCACAGTGGTCAGCGTCGCGCTGAAGGCGGCCGCGGCGAGGGCGAGGACGCCGGGCCAGATACCAACGTCACCAGCGAGCGCAGTTCCCCCAGAGACGGCGGCCATACCTGCTGCTGGTACGCCGAGCATCAAGTTGATGAGGCGCCACAACTTCGCCTGCTCGAACTGTCCTTGGGCACTCCACATTGCACTCTCGTGGATGCGGGCGGCCTCCTGCGCGAGGGCACGGTGGGACTCAGGCAAGCCGGTGGGTATCAGTGGCACGAACACCTCATTTGACCAACACCGTGCGAGGTGGATGGAGACGGAGAAGAGGAGCGACGCACCAGTGTAGATCCCCAGGTTCATGAACTGCCAGCAGCGCGGATCTGCTGTGATACCTCCCCACCTCTCAGTCGGCCCAGGGCTACCGCTGCCGGTACGTCACGGGCTGGACGGCCTGGAAGAAGAGGTGGGGCCCCATTGATCGGACGAGGGAGTCGCGTTCTCTGAGCGATTGTGCTCTTAAGGCCTGACACCGGCTCCGACCTGCGGGGGGAGGTTGGCCCTTCTGGGCAGTGGCCCTGGTTGTGTCGGAGGTGTGCAGCGCCACCGTTCGCTGACCGCCGGCGTGGTGTCGTTGACTGGTGGCGATCGGGCCAGCAATAGGCGTGTGCCGAGGCTCCCTGACCTGCTTTCAGAGGAGCGAGAGGGGAAGCTTGCATGATCGCTCAGTCCGGAGCTCCTGGTGGATCGTTGCGAGCATTCCGCCTGGCTACGCCTCGCCGAGGTGCTAATATAAACACCTAAGTCGTAATAGGGGGGATTTTGGCCGCTCATTCGCATTTTAGTGTCGGAGATACCTGGTTCCAGTCGTTCCGAGAAGGTTACAATCCTGACGCTGCATCTATCTTTCGCGAAAGTGACGCTATTTGCGATGAAAATGGGGATCTGGATGGTTTCGTGATCTCCTCGCACAAGATGCGCGACCGGTTGGAGCTTCTGGGTATCGACATTGCGTCAACTGCCAATGCCTTCAATCACGGATATGCGGAGACCTCTGAAGACTATCGGCCGGAATCGTTCGACTTCACTGCCTGGCTGGAGGATGCAAAGGCCTCGGTGAGTGATTCCGGTGATTTTGACTTTGGTGTTGACGCGGACTGGATTGACTATGCCGTTGACATTCGCTACGTCATCCGGGCCGTTATTGAGATATACGATGATGACGTGCCCGTGATTTGGAATCTCGCAGATGTTATTGGACGTGGTTTCGTTTCCCCCGATCCTCGACTCTGCGAGATCGAACTGGAGAGAAATCAGGGGGCGACTGTTGCTGTCTTCCCCGTGATTGTGCTGACGGAGGGTTCGACTGACGCCGCTTTCCTGAGCGGTGCACTCAGTGTGATATACCCGCACCTCATTGATTTCTTGAAGTTCATGGATTTCGGAATTGGCGCCGAGGGGGGAGCTGGTGCTCTCATTCGGACGTTGAAGTCATTCGCGGCTTCTGGGGTTGCAAACAGGGTAATCGCCATCTTTGATAACGATACTGCTGCGTCGGATGCCTTGTCTGCGCTGAGCTCCCCACTTCCTCCCGGTTTTAGGGTGCTCCGCTATCCTGATATTGATATCGCGCGAAAGTATCCAACGATTGGTCCGACCGGTCAAGAGGTACTTGATGTCAATGGTAGGGCGGGTGCGCTGGAGTTGTACTTTGGTGAGGACGTATTGAAAGACCCCTCCGGTGCGCTTACGCCTGTGCAGTGGACCGGGTACTCCAAGAAGCAGAATGCCTATCAAGGAGAGCTTCTTGAAAAGGTCCGGCTCCAGAAGGCGTTTAGGCGTAAGTTGGACACCGCGATGTCTCGGGGTAATGTCTTGCCCGACGAAGACTGGTCTGGGATGGTCGCAATCTTGGATTGCATCCGTCGGGCCTTTCAGTCATCCCCAGCGAGACCCTCCCAATCTTCGGCGAAGCTCGTGTCTGAGCGTCATAGTGAACGGCGCGCCAAGTGACGAGATCACGCCGAGTGGTAGTTCGACCGATGCCATTCCATGCGAGTCGTGTGGGAGCATACGGAAATCGCCTTCGGCGATTGCAACTGAGAGAGGTCGGCTTCGCCGACGGGCTGTAACACCCCGGATGTTGCAGCCTCTGTGCCCGGACAGCCCGGACAGCTGCACATAGGGCTGTCCGGGCTGTTTGTGCAGGTGAGAGCCCTAACCGGACAGCCGGACAGTGCGGACACCTCCCAACGCGGTTCCATCGGACCCGGACAATCCGTCCGGGTCCGCTCCTGCTCAGTGCCGCACGCTGGTCATTGGCGGTAAAGGCTGAGATCACTTACCCCTTCCCCGCCGCGTCGGTACCGTGAAAGACGCCCCTACTCGGCAGCGGGAGGCAACACCACATGCGTGGTCTTGGAGATCACCTCAGCATCGGCGAGCGCATCGCGTTCTACCGGAAGCGCCGCGGCTACACGCAAGAGGTGCTGGCCGGTCTGGTCGGTCGTAGTACTGACTGGCTCGCAAAGATCGAGACGGGACGTCGGAAGCCGCCCCGTATCGACATGCTCGCGGAACTGTCGCGCACCCTGCGCGTGCCTCTCGGGGATCTGCTCGGTCAGACCGTGCTCATGGAAGACGAGCGGCAACAGGACGATGTCCCCGCCGTACGTGATGCCCTCATGAGCCCGCGTCGGCTCTCGCGTCTGCTCTTCGGTCCCGAGGCTGAGACCCAGCTTCCGACACCTGCCCCTGTGGCCATGCGTGTCGAGCAGGCATGGAACGACTATCAGGGAGGACGGCTCGGCAGCGTGATCGCAGCCTTGCCGGCGCTTCTTCAGACCGCACAGGAACTGGAGGATCGAGCGGCGCGCCGCGGCGATGACCACGGCGACTGCTGGGCAGTGTCAGCCCGTACGCACCACCTTGCGGCTACGACTCTTGCGAAGATCGGCGAGTCGGACATCTCATGGCTTGCTGCCGAGCGCGCGATGCGAGCCGCTGATGAGTCGGACGACCCGCTCGTGTTGGCGTCGGCTGCGCGATCCGGCACGCATGCCTTGCTCGCCAACGGGCGCTATGACGATGCGCTGGAGCTGGGCAACACGGCAGCTACGTGGCTGTCGGCTCAGGTGACCGACAGCAACCCGGCGGCGCTCAGCCTTCTGGGCATGATCCACCTGCGTGCCGCCGTCGCGGCGGCACGGCATCAGGACCGGCCCGCCGCAACGGCGCTACTGGACCGCGCCGAAGAACTCGCGGATGACCTCGGGTCGGATGGGAACTACTGGCAGACCGGATTTGGGCCGACGAACGTACTGCTCCATCGCCTGTCTATTGAGCTGGACCTCGACAACGTCTCGTACGTGGTGGCACACGGCCGGATCAACGTCGACCACATGCCGCAGGAGCGCAGCGTCTCGCACCGTATCGACTTCGCCCGTGCCCTGTCCCTCGCTGGGCAGGGGGATGAAGCGTTCGCGGAGCTACGTACGGCTGAGCGGACATCGCCGCAGCTCGTACGCAACAATCCGAGGGTGCGCGAGACGCTGCGGGACCTGATCAAGCAGTCTCCCGTGACCGGCGGTTCGCGTTCGTCCGAGGTGTTCGTGATGGCTCAGCGGTGCAGGGCGGTGCAGTGAGTTCAGGCAAGCGCGGGGTGCTCGGTGTGGTCGGGTCGGCAGCCGGAGGCGTTGAGGCTCTGCGCACCGGTCTTGTCGAGCCCGCGATGGACCGAGGATGGCAGGTGGCCGTCACTCTCACGCCGACCGCAGGTAAGTGGCTGCGGATGATCGGCGAGGTTGAGCGGCTGGAGAAGCTCACCGGCCTGCCTGTGCGTGACGAACCGCGTCTCCCCGGAGGAGACCGACCGCATCCGCCGGTTGACTGCTACGTGGTCGTCCCCGCGTCGGCCAACACGGTCGCCAAGCTCGCGACCGGCCTTATGGACAACCAGGCGCTGACACAGGTTGGCGAGGCCATCGGCACCCTCGGTCTGCCGGTTGTCCTCTTCCCCCGGGTGAACGCGGCGCACGCTCGCCACCCTGCGTGGCAGGGCCACGTCGACGCCCTTCGGGCCGGGGGAGTGCACGTCGTCTACGGCCCGGATGTCTGGCCGCTGTACGAACCGAGGGAAGCGCCGGCGGGACGCGAACTCCCGTGGGCCGCAGTGCTCGACGCCGTGGAGGAAGCCACTCGGTGACGAGGCGTCAACCTGCATGACTTGCAAGGAAGGAGGACCCGGACAGTCTGTCCGGGTCCTCTTCCGTTTCCGGTCGCATGCTCATTGGCATGTCAGGGATCAACGAGCGGAGCGGCGAGTTGGGAGGCCTGACTCCCACGGAACTTGGCTTGATTGAAGCGAGTCTGAGCGAGGCGCGCGCCACGGTCGAACGACTGCTGCGGCGAGCGGACGAACTTACGGCGAGGGTGGAGTCTCGTCGCCGACAAGCTGTTCAAGGCGGTCCAGTCGCTCACCGAGCAGACGAAGAGCGTCATGAATCGAGCTGAGTTCTGCCGCCAGTGCGGTGAACGCGGGACTGCTGCCCGGCTCGGTACCGAGCGGCACCGACGGGTCTCGGACGAACGTCCCGCGACCCTGCTGGGTGAGAACCAGTCCCTCGTCACGGAGCTGGCCGTAGGCGCTCTGCACGGTCATGAGCTGCACGCCAAGGTCTTTGGCGAGCTTGCGAGCCGCAGGGAGCCGGTCTCCCGGATCGTACTCGCGGTTCGGGCCCGTGATCTTCTCGCGAAAATCCGCGGCGATCTCCTTGGCCGTGGGCGTCTGCTTGGGCGCTTCTGGACTCTGCTCCATGGGTTTGAGAGTAGCTGGACCTAGGTCAATCTCTACGCCTCCGTCCGACTCTCTTGACAGTCAGATTGACATAGGTCAATCTGAATTCTCCGCGGCGCTGGGACTCCCCAGCAAGGTCGCCCGGCGCCGCGGTTCTCCCTGCTACTTCGACTCAGGAGAGCACCATGCGCACGTACGTCGGCCATCAACAGGCCGTGTCCGCTGAGGACTTCGTGGAGTTGGCCCTTGGCACCCCGATTGAGCTCTGGCTCGGGGCCGAGGGCGAGACGGACGAGGAGCGTGCGGCCCGTCTGGACGCGGCGCGCGACATCCTCGCCGACCCCGAGTACAGCAACCTGCCGGACGACGTGGCCCGCATCGCCGCCGAGGTGATCGAGGCGCACGCCCCGGAGCTGTTCAACGTCGTCCCACTGGCGAGCCCGGCGAGGCGCCGCCGGTCCTCCCGGAAGGGAGCGGCGGCATGACGACCGCAACCGAGACGGCACGGCCGGCGGTGCCGCCGCTGACGAAGCCGGAGATGGGCCTTGCAGGAATGGGCGCGCTGGCCGCGGCCGGTGTCGGCGCCCTGGGGCTGATCGCCTCGTTCGACGCGGTCTCTTCTGCTGCCGCCCGTTGGGGCTTCGGCGCGCCGTGGATGCTGCCGGTCGGCATCGACGTGGCCATTCCGGTGTTCACCGTGGCCAACCTGCTGCTGATCCGGATGGACATGGCGTTGGCGTGGGTGCGGTTCGTGCCCTGGGCGCTGACGCTCGTCACGTGCGGGCTGAACGTCGCCGCCGGGCAAACGCTGTGGGCCAAGGTCGCGCACGGCACGATGCCCCTGCTGTGGGTGGTGTTCTCCGAGATCGGCGCCCACGTCTACGCCGTCCGGATCGGCGCTGCCACCGGCCGGCGGATGGAGAAGGTGCGGTTCTCCCGCTGGATGCTCGCCCCGCTGTCGACGTTCGCCCTGTGGCGGCGGATGACGCTGTGGGAGATCACCTCCTACTCCGAGGCGCTGAAGCGGGAGCGTGAGCGGCAGCTGGCCCGCGCCCGGCTGCGCGAGCGGCACGGTCGGCGGTGGCGGTCAAAGACCCCGCGCCCGGAGCGCGTGCTGCTGAAGCTGGGCGAGCTGGCCCCGGCGAGCGAGGACGTCACGCCCGTGCCGCCGCAGCAGACGGAGAAGCCGAAGTCGGAGGCGCCCAAAACGCCGCGCAAGCGCCCGGCTGGCACCAAGGGCAAGGCCAAGACCGCGAAGGCGCCGCGGACCCCGGCGGAACTGCTCGCCGAGGCGCGCGAGGCCACGGCCGACTGGGCCGATGACGCGATCAACGCGGAAGCCATCCGGACCACGCTGCACTGCTCGGCTGCCAACTCCCGCGTGCTGCGCGACCTGTTGCTGAGCGAGCGAGCCGAGGGGCGCCGCCTGCACGCCGTCGACGGCGACGAGGGGACCGAGGAGGCGGCGGCATGAACACCGTGTTGACCATGCTGGCCGCGGCGGCGCCGGTCGCCTCCGGCTGGACGGCGCACACGCTGTGGCTACGGCGGCGCCTGAACGTAGCCCGCCGTGACCCGCTGACCGGGCTGCGGACGCGCGAGGCGTTCACCCGTCGCGCCACGGCTCTGCTGCGGGACCCGCGGGCCGTCGTGGTGCTGGCCGACGTCGACCGCTTCAAGCAGATCAACGACACCTTCGGGCATGCGGCCGGGGACGCGCTGTTGAAGGCAACCGCGGACCGGCTCGCCTACCACGTCGGCCGCTCCGGAGTGGCCGGGCGGCTCGGAGGCGATGAGTTCGCCGCCGTCCTGATTGACGACCACGGCACCGCCTCCGACCTGCTCGCCGTGCTGCATGGCGTGCTCGCCCGCCCGGTCGACGGCCAGGACCCGGACGTACACACCACGGTCTCGCTCGGTTGGGTGCGCGCTGCGGACTTCCCCGGCGACGACCTGTCCGCTCTGCTGCGGCGGGCGGATGAGGCGATGTACGCGGCCAAGCAGGCACGCGTCGGTACCCGCCGCGCCGGGTTGGGGCGACTGTTCGCCACGGTCACCGGGCGGCGCGCCGGCCGCGCCGGAGCCCGGACCGATGCTCTGGTCGTAGCGGTGGCGGCCTGATGTCCGCTTACAGCAAGTGCTTCGACCCGTCTGGTGACCGGTTCGGGGTCCCCACGTACCCGTGGCGATTTGCCCCGGACGGCTACGCCACTCGCCGGCAGCTGCGTGCGGCCGGGCTGCGGCCGGGCGGGCAGCCGGTCGCAGCACAGGTGATGCGCCGTCACCGGGGCCGCAAGGCCGGGGTGCAGGTCGCCTACCTCTACCGCGTCGACCGCGCGAAGCCGGTCCGGCCGATGACCTCCCGCAAGTGGGGTGCGCTCGCCCTGGCGATGCTCGCCCGCCGCACCTGCCCCAAGTGCCGGATCACCTACAGCTACTGCATCCCGACCTCGCTCGGGATGTGCCTCCTCTGCACCTACCCCGAGGAACAGCGCGCTGCCTGACCCGCTCAGTGCGGGGCCCGGTCCCAAACCGACCAAAGCAGCGGCCGGGCCCCGCATCCTCCCAGAGAGAAGGAACCCTCAGTGAAACACCCCGACGACGACAACGAACTCTTCAACCGGCTGGAAGCCGAGATGGCCGCTGACCCGGCGGGCGACGTGGTCGACCTGGACAAGGCCCGGTCGGCCCGCACCGAGTCGGCCGACCACACGTCCGACGCGTCGCCCGACTCCGGGCCCGACCGGTCGGCCGACGCGAAGCCGACCGAGTCGGCCGACCCGAGCGAGGGGGAGTCGGGCGACTCCGGCCCGGCCCTGGTCGATCGTCCGGCTCCGACTCAGTCGGGCCCCGGTCTGATCGATCGCATCCGCGACTCCAAGCGGCTGGACGTCCTCCCGGCGTGGGTGAAGTCGGGCCCGGAGTTCGTCGACGCGATGCGGTGGCTGACCGGGCACGTCTGGCACACCATCGCCTTCCACGCGGTCCGCGTGCCGTTCCTGTACGTGCCCAAGCTCATCTGGCGCTCGCCGCGCGGCCTGGCCAACACCCTGACCCGGGTGGGCCGCTGGGCCGTCGACGCGGAGGGTGAGCCGCTGCGGCAGGCCGAGGCGCGCCGGGAGAACTCCGAGCTGTACCTGAAGCTCTCGCGGCAGCGCGACCGGCGGGTGCGGCTGCGGATGCTCCTCACCATCCTCGGTGCCCTGGCCGCCCTGGCCATGGGCCTGTTCCTGGTCTACGGCGCCGAGCCGCGCACGCAGGTCATCGCCGCCACGCTCACCGTGCTGACGCTGGGCTGGCTGGGCGCGCCGGCGGATGCGCCGCTGGCTACCCGCGCGGTCATCAAGACCGAGGTGCAGAAGCTGACCAGCGACATCGTGGTCAAGGCCATGGCGTCCATTGGCATCGGCCAGATCGCCAGTGCCGTGGCCAAGGGCCAGGACGGCATCAAGTTCGTAGCCCCGATCACCCGCGAGGGCCCGGGCTGGCGCGCGGACATCGACCTGCCGCTCGGGGTGACCGTCGCCGACGTGGCCGACCGGCGCGCCCGACTCGCCTCCGGCCTGCGCCGCCCGCTCGGCTGCGTGTGGCCGGACGCCGACCCCAACGAGCACGAGGGGCGGCTCATCCTGTGGGTCGGGGACCGGGACCTGTCCAAGACCGGACTCGTCAAGTGGCCGCTCGCCAACGCTCGCAAGCACGACATCTTCAAGCGGATCCCGTTCGGCATCGACCCGCGCGGCCGGGCTCAGTCGGTGCCGATGATCCAGCACAACATCCTGATCGGCTCGCTGCCCGGCCAGGGCAAGACCGCCTCCGTGCGCGTGCTGGCCTGCGGCGCCGCCATG encodes:
- a CDS encoding SLATT domain-containing protein → MPLIPTGLPESHRALAQEAARIHESAMWSAQGQFEQAKLWRLINLMLGVPAAGMAAVSGGTALAGDVGIWPGVLALAAAAFSATLTTVNASRRMTQAQASANAYLQLQTAARQFLAIDLIDMSREDARDTLRNLTNTRDELNKTADPPGRLAYKLSGRNINGGGQSYGADREE
- a CDS encoding helix-turn-helix domain-containing protein, producing MRGLGDHLSIGERIAFYRKRRGYTQEVLAGLVGRSTDWLAKIETGRRKPPRIDMLAELSRTLRVPLGDLLGQTVLMEDERQQDDVPAVRDALMSPRRLSRLLFGPEAETQLPTPAPVAMRVEQAWNDYQGGRLGSVIAALPALLQTAQELEDRAARRGDDHGDCWAVSARTHHLAATTLAKIGESDISWLAAERAMRAADESDDPLVLASAARSGTHALLANGRYDDALELGNTAATWLSAQVTDSNPAALSLLGMIHLRAAVAAARHQDRPAATALLDRAEELADDLGSDGNYWQTGFGPTNVLLHRLSIELDLDNVSYVVAHGRINVDHMPQERSVSHRIDFARALSLAGQGDEAFAELRTAERTSPQLVRNNPRVRETLRDLIKQSPVTGGSRSSEVFVMAQRCRAVQ
- a CDS encoding flavoprotein; translated protein: MVGSAAGGVEALRTGLVEPAMDRGWQVAVTLTPTAGKWLRMIGEVERLEKLTGLPVRDEPRLPGGDRPHPPVDCYVVVPASANTVAKLATGLMDNQALTQVGEAIGTLGLPVVLFPRVNAAHARHPAWQGHVDALRAGGVHVVYGPDVWPLYEPREAPAGRELPWAAVLDAVEEATR
- a CDS encoding GntR family transcriptional regulator; this encodes MEQSPEAPKQTPTAKEIAADFREKITGPNREYDPGDRLPAARKLAKDLGVQLMTVQSAYGQLRDEGLVLTQQGRGTFVRDPSVPLGTEPGSSPAFTALAAELSSIHDALRLLGERLDRLEQLVGDETPPSP
- a CDS encoding DUF2637 domain-containing protein, with product MTTATETARPAVPPLTKPEMGLAGMGALAAAGVGALGLIASFDAVSSAAARWGFGAPWMLPVGIDVAIPVFTVANLLLIRMDMALAWVRFVPWALTLVTCGLNVAAGQTLWAKVAHGTMPLLWVVFSEIGAHVYAVRIGAATGRRMEKVRFSRWMLAPLSTFALWRRMTLWEITSYSEALKRERERQLARARLRERHGRRWRSKTPRPERVLLKLGELAPASEDVTPVPPQQTEKPKSEAPKTPRKRPAGTKGKAKTAKAPRTPAELLAEAREATADWADDAINAEAIRTTLHCSAANSRVLRDLLLSERAEGRRLHAVDGDEGTEEAAA
- a CDS encoding GGDEF domain-containing protein; translated protein: MNTVLTMLAAAAPVASGWTAHTLWLRRRLNVARRDPLTGLRTREAFTRRATALLRDPRAVVVLADVDRFKQINDTFGHAAGDALLKATADRLAYHVGRSGVAGRLGGDEFAAVLIDDHGTASDLLAVLHGVLARPVDGQDPDVHTTVSLGWVRAADFPGDDLSALLRRADEAMYAAKQARVGTRRAGLGRLFATVTGRRAGRAGARTDALVVAVAA
- a CDS encoding RRQRL motif-containing zinc-binding protein, whose protein sequence is MSAYSKCFDPSGDRFGVPTYPWRFAPDGYATRRQLRAAGLRPGGQPVAAQVMRRHRGRKAGVQVAYLYRVDRAKPVRPMTSRKWGALALAMLARRTCPKCRITYSYCIPTSLGMCLLCTYPEEQRAA
- a CDS encoding cell division protein FtsK, translated to MKHPDDDNELFNRLEAEMAADPAGDVVDLDKARSARTESADHTSDASPDSGPDRSADAKPTESADPSEGESGDSGPALVDRPAPTQSGPGLIDRIRDSKRLDVLPAWVKSGPEFVDAMRWLTGHVWHTIAFHAVRVPFLYVPKLIWRSPRGLANTLTRVGRWAVDAEGEPLRQAEARRENSELYLKLSRQRDRRVRLRMLLTILGALAALAMGLFLVYGAEPRTQVIAATLTVLTLGWLGAPADAPLATRAVIKTEVQKLTSDIVVKAMASIGIGQIASAVAKGQDGIKFVAPITREGPGWRADIDLPLGVTVADVADRRARLASGLRRPLGCVWPDADPNEHEGRLILWVGDRDLSKTGLVKWPLANARKHDIFKRIPFGIDPRGRAQSVPMIQHNILIGSLPGQGKTASVRVLACGAAMDPSVELWLHENKGTGDLDSLECVSHRFVSGIDDDSIKYAADSLKLLREEVMRRAAAIKKLPRDLCPDKRITRAIADKRSLKLWPLVGVFDECQNLFAHPKYGKQAGDDAEFIIKLGRALGVILVLATQRPDKDSLPTGISGNVSIRFALKVAGQVENDMILGTSAYKNGVRATSFRPEIDAGNGYLAGATALPVVVRTAYLDDHATHAIAQRAYALRKAEGTLSGHALGEDPEAVTGPSYDLLADVAAVVPPSEERVWNERIAARLAELRPEVYGGWKGENVTSALKPHGIKTRDVAGTTDDGTRTTRRGIVRADLTKAIAERDEKRGAA